A genomic region of Elaeis guineensis isolate ETL-2024a chromosome 9, EG11, whole genome shotgun sequence contains the following coding sequences:
- the LOC105052073 gene encoding LOW QUALITY PROTEIN: NDR1/HIN1-like protein 1 (The sequence of the model RefSeq protein was modified relative to this genomic sequence to represent the inferred CDS: inserted 1 base in 1 codon), with amino-acid sequence MSAKGDDCGKHEWCKCHKTEWCKYCKPCRPIVAWILAFIILILFIILVIWLVLRPTKPKFYLQDASVYVFNVSDPDNLVSSTLQVTISTRNPNDRIGIYYDRADVFASYKYQQITLATAVPPFYQGHKDIDVWSPYLYGLNIPVAPFLAQSLLQDKSXGFLLLHVKVDGRIRWKVGSWTSGHYHLFVTCPAFLSFETGQGIDDPTAIKFQQISTCSVDV; translated from the exons ATGTCTGCCAAGGGGGACGACTGCGGCAAGCACGAGTGGTGCAAGTGTCACAAGACCGAGTGGTGCAAGTATTGCAAGCCCTGCCGCCCCATCGTCGCCTGGATCTTGGCCTTCATCATACTGATCCTCTTCATCATCCTCGTCATCTGGCTGGTCCTCCGCCCCACGAAGCCCAAATTCTACCTCCAGGACGCCTCCGTGTACGTCTTCAACGTCTCCGACCCGGACAACCTGGTCTCCTCCACCCTTCAGGTGACCATCTCCACCCGCAACCCCAACGACCGCATCGGCATCTACTACGACCGCGCGGACGTGTTCGCCTCCTACAAGTACCAGCAGATCACCCTGGCGACGGCGGTGCCGCCCTTCTACCAGGGCCACAAGGACATCGACGTGTGGTCCCCCTACCTCTACGGCTTGAACATCCCGGTGGCGCCGTTCCTGGCGCAGTCTCTCCTCCAGGACAAGT TCGGGTTCCTCCTCCTCCACGTCAAGGTCGACGGCCGGATCCGGTGGAAGGTGGGATCCTGGACCTCCGGCCACTACCACCTCTTCGTCACCTGCCCGGCTTTCCTTTCTTTCGAGACCGGGCAGGGAATCGACGACCCCACGGCCATCAAATTCCAGCAGATCTCCACCTGCAGCGTCGACGTCTGA